A part of Ammospiza caudacuta isolate bAmmCau1 chromosome 7, bAmmCau1.pri, whole genome shotgun sequence genomic DNA contains:
- the DHCR24 gene encoding delta(24)-sterol reductase, giving the protein MERERAVGVMSALWSVGAGLLLLLLWVRHRGLEAVLVHHRWVFVCFFLLPLSILFDIYYQLRAWAVWRLHSAPRQHAQRVRHIQEQVREWKKEGSRRYMCTGRPGWLTVSLRVGKYKKTHKNIMINLMDVLEVDSERQVVRVEPLVSMGQLTAYLNPMGWTIPVVPELDDLTVGGLIMGTGIESSSHIYGLFQHTCVAYELVLADGSLVRCSPTENSDLFYAVPWSCGTLGFLVAAEIKMVPAKKYVKIHYEPVRGLQKICEKFTEESKKKENSFVEGLMYSLDEAVIMTGVLTDEAEQSKINRIGNYYKPWFFKHVEKYLKADRTGVEYIPSRHYYHRHTRSIFWELQDIIPFGNNPVFRYLFGWMVPPKISLLKLTQGEAIRKLYEQHHVVQDMLVPIKSLEKSIQTFHVDLNVYPIWLCPFILPNNPGMVHPKGNEAELYVDIGAYGEPKSKQFEARASMRQMEKFVRSVHGFQMLYADCYMTREEFWDMFDGSLYHKLREEMNCKDAFPEVYDKICKAARH; this is encoded by the exons ATGGAGCGCGAGCGGGCGGTGGGCGTCATGTCGGCGCTGTGGTCGGTGGGCgcggggctgctgctcctgctgctctgggtgcgGCACCGCGGGCTGGAGGCCGTGCTGGTGCACCACCGCTGGGTCTTCGtctgcttcttcctcctgccGCTCTCCATCCTCTTCGACATCTACTACCAGCTGCGCGCATGGGCCGTGTGGCGCCTCCACAGCGCCCCGCGGCAGCATGCCCAGCGCGTCCGGCACATCCAGGAGCAG GTGCGGGAATGGAAgaaggaaggcagcaggaggTACATGTGCACGGGCCGGCCCGGCTGGCTGACGGTGTCACTCCGAGTGGGCAAGTACAAGAAGACCCACAAGAACATCATGATCAATTTAATGGATGTCCTGGAAGTAGACAGTGAAAGACAG gTTGTTCGTGTGGAGCCTTTAGTGTCCATGGGCCAGCTGACTGCATACCTGAATCCCATGGGCTGGACCATTCCTGTGGTGCCAGAGCTTGATGACCTCACAGTAG GTGGCCTGATCATGGGAACTGGCATTGAGTCTTCATCCCATATCTATGGACTTTTTCAGCACACCTGTGTGGCCTATGAACTTGTTCTTGCTGATGGAAGCCTTGTGAGATGTTCACCA ACTGAAAACTCAGACCTATTTTATGCAGTGCCTTGGTCTTGTGGTACTCTGGGTTTCCTGGttgcagcagaaataaaaatggttcCTGCCAAGAAATATGTCAAAATACATTATGAGCCAGTGAGAGGACTGCAGAAGATTTGTGAGAAGTTCACTGAAGAGTCTAAGAAAAAGGAGAATAGTTTTGTGGAAGGACTTATGTATTCCTTGGATGAAGCAGTCATCATGACAGGAGTCCTGACTGATGAAGCTGAGCAAAGCAAG ATAAACAGAATTGGCAACTACTACAAGCCATGGTTCTTTAAGCATGTGGAGAAGTATTTGAAAGCTGACAGGACTGGAGTGGAGTACATTCCTTCCAGACATTATTACCACAGACACACTCGCAGTATCTTCTGGGAGCTCCAA GATATCATTCCTTTTGGCAATAACCCCGTGTTCCGTTACCTGTTTGGCTGGATggtccccccaaaaatctctctGCTGAAGCTCACCCAAGGAGAAGCCATTAGGAAGCTGTATGAGCAGCACCACGTTGTGCAGGACATGCTGGTGCCAATAAAGAGCCTTGAAAAATCAATCCAGACCTTCCACGTTGACCTTAAT gtTTACCCTATTTGGTTGTGTCCTTTTATATTGCCCAACAATCCTGGTATGGTCCATCCCAAAGGAAATGAAGCTGAACTCTACGTGGATATAGGAGCTTATGGAGAGCCCAAAAGCAAACAGTTTGAAGCCAGGGCTTCAATGAGGCAGATGGAAAAGTTTGTAAGAAGTGTGCATGG tTTCCAGATGCTGTATGCAGATTGTTACATGACCCGTGAGGAGTTCTGGGATATGTTTGATGGCTCGTTGTACCACAAGCTGAGGGAGGAGATGAATTGCAAGGATGCCTTTCCAGAAGTGTATGACAAAATCTGCAAAGCTGCAAGGCACTGA